One stretch of Cygnus olor isolate bCygOlo1 chromosome 1, bCygOlo1.pri.v2, whole genome shotgun sequence DNA includes these proteins:
- the DIPK2B gene encoding divergent protein kinase domain 2B — protein MGRWICRLCSRVADSWLLLLLVLALSCSPAAAVTASPSATHVKPSYSFGRTFLGLDKCNACIGTSICKKFFKEEIRFDTWLSSRLKLPPSYLLSYSGNYTDDAQSWRLVDITRLTTKYQHDQADKRICTSLLKTKTCSLERALRRTHRFQKWLRAKRLTPDLVQGLSSPMLRCPSQRLLDRIVRRYAEVPDAGSIYMDHLTDRDKLRLLYTLSVNSHPILLQIFPDVEGWPFPRYLGSCGRLVVSASTQPLRNFFGAAPEVAADLALQLLAVLRSMGTNDLNYFFYFTHVDAGTFGVFSNGHLFIRDASMLGIIDKEEGSQLIDGQQEYKDIFSCLTVDCQSAFVSCNSIREKQSLVMVCQELLPKLLKGKFLQPVQEKIDSFLQHCADGLADDQGVNEALAKLAELLKPLRSCDSRFAYRYPDCKYSDKY, from the exons ATGGGGCGCTGGATATGTCGTCTTTGCTCCAGAGTTGCAGATtcgtggctgctgctgctgctggttttggccCTGAGCTGtagccctgctgcagcagtgacGGCTTCTCCGTCTGCGACCCACGTCAAGCCCAGCTACAGTTTTGGCCGGACATTCCTGGGACTCGATAAGTGCAACGCCTGCATTGGGACATCCATTTGCAAGAaattctttaaagaagaaataag GTTTGACACCTGGCTTTCTTCTCGTTTAAAGCTGCCCCCCAGCTACCTGCTCAGCTACTCGGGCAACTACACCGACGATGCCCAGAGCTGGCGGCTGGTCGACATCACCCGCCTGACCACCAAGTACCAACACGACCAGGCAGACAAGCGCATCTGCACCTCCCTGCTGAAGACCAAGACTTGCAGCCTGGAGCGTGCCCTGCGCCGCACGCACCGCTTCCAGAAGTGGCTGCGGGCCAAGCGCCTCACCCCCGACCTGGTCCAG GGCCTGTCTAGCCCAATGCTGCGCTGCCCATCCCAGCGCCTCCTGGACCGGATAGTGCGGCGCTACGCCGAGGTGCCGGACGCCGGCAGCATCTACATGGACCACCTCACCGACCGGGACAAGCTGCGCCTCCTGTACACGCTGTCAGTGAATTCACACCCCATCCTGTTACAG ATCTTCCCCGATGTGGAGGGGTGGCCCTTCCCACGGTACCTGGGCTCCTGTGGGCGGCTGGTGGTCAGcgccagcacccagcccctgcGCAACTTCTTCGGGGCGGCCCCCGAGGTGGCGGCCGACCTGGCCCTCCAGCTCCTCGCCGTCCTCCGCTCCATGGGCACCAACGACCTCAACTACTTCTTCTACTTCACCCACGTGGACGCTGGCACCTTCGGCGTGTTCAGCAACGGGCATCTGTTCATCCGGGATGCCAGCATGCTGGGCATCATCGACAAGGAGGAAG GGAGCCAACTGATCGACGGCCAACAGGAGTACAAAGATATATTTAGCTGCTTGACTGTGGACTGCCAGTCTGCATTTGTGTCCTGTAACTCCATCAGAGAGAAGCAGAGCCTTGTCATGGTGTGTCAAGAGCTTCTGCCTAAGCTCCTGAAGGGGAAATTCCTGCAACCTGTACAGGAGAAAATAGAcagcttcctgcagcactgcgCGGATGGCCTTGCTGATGACCAGGGTGTCAATGAGGCATTGGCAAAGCTGGCAGAGCTCCTGAAGCCTCTGCGGTCTTGTGATTCACGCTTTGCCTACCGCTACCCGGACTGCAAATACAGCGACAAATACTGA